From a region of the Desulfuromonas sp. KJ2020 genome:
- a CDS encoding efflux RND transporter periplasmic adaptor subunit: MRTSSKKTIMTLTGLLIAGLLLAGCEKSGPAGPQGARPAPEVSVLTLEAQPVTLNTELPGRTAPRLIAEVRPQVGGIIQKRLFTEGSEVTAGQVLYQIDPAVYLAEYNSAKAALAQAEATFEAWHLREERYRELVGMKAVSQQDYDDTRSAMKSAQAEIEAARAAVERARINLDYTQIKAPIAGRIGRSSVTTGALVTASQATPLATIRQLDPMYVDVTQSAAELLSLKRQIAGGLVQEGDSRQAEVKLVLEDGTPYPLAGTLKFSEVTVEESTGSVTLRTLFPNPEQTLLPGLFVRAIVLEGVKEQAILVPQRAVTRNPAGKAMVFVVTAEDKVAPQVIEVNRTIGDQWLVEEGLQAGDRVIMEGIQKARPGTSVKTVPFVTPQNAVPGN, encoded by the coding sequence ATGCGAACCAGTTCTAAAAAAACGATCATGACATTGACAGGGCTCCTCATCGCCGGATTGCTGCTGGCCGGCTGCGAAAAAAGTGGGCCGGCCGGGCCCCAGGGGGCCAGGCCGGCCCCGGAAGTGTCGGTACTGACGCTGGAGGCACAGCCGGTGACCCTGAACACGGAACTGCCGGGCCGTACGGCTCCGCGCCTCATTGCCGAGGTGCGTCCCCAGGTGGGCGGCATCATCCAGAAACGGCTCTTCACCGAAGGTTCCGAGGTGACCGCGGGGCAGGTCTTGTACCAGATTGATCCGGCGGTTTACCTGGCGGAATACAACAGCGCCAAAGCCGCTCTGGCCCAGGCCGAAGCCACTTTCGAGGCCTGGCATCTGCGGGAGGAGCGTTATCGGGAGTTGGTCGGTATGAAAGCGGTCAGCCAGCAGGACTACGACGATACGCGTTCGGCGATGAAGAGCGCCCAGGCTGAGATCGAAGCGGCCAGGGCCGCGGTGGAGCGAGCCCGGATCAACCTGGACTACACACAGATCAAGGCCCCGATTGCAGGTCGAATCGGTCGTTCTTCCGTCACCACCGGCGCGTTGGTCACGGCCAGCCAGGCCACACCTCTGGCCACCATCCGGCAGCTAGACCCCATGTATGTCGATGTGACCCAGTCGGCGGCGGAGCTCCTGAGTCTCAAACGCCAGATTGCCGGCGGACTGGTTCAGGAAGGCGACTCCCGCCAGGCCGAAGTGAAACTGGTGCTGGAGGATGGCACCCCCTACCCGCTGGCGGGAACCCTGAAGTTCTCCGAGGTAACCGTAGAGGAGAGCACGGGTTCAGTCACCCTGCGCACCCTCTTCCCCAATCCCGAGCAGACACTGCTGCCCGGTCTTTTTGTCCGGGCCATCGTCCTTGAGGGGGTCAAAGAACAGGCCATACTGGTGCCGCAGCGGGCGGTGACCCGCAACCCGGCCGGTAAGGCCATGGTTTTTGTGGTCACCGCAGAAGACAAGGTTGCTCCTCAGGTCATCGAGGTGAATCGCACCATCGGCGATCAGTGGCTGGTGGAAGAGGGCCTGCAGGCCGGTGATCGGGTGATTATGGAAGGCATTCAGAAGGCGAGACCGGGAACATCCGTCAAAACCGTGCCCTTTGTCACCCCTCAAAACGCGGTCCCCGGCAACTAA
- a CDS encoding TetR/AcrR family transcriptional regulator has protein sequence MTKTDKREEIVRAALELIAERGYHGTPMALIAEQAKVGAGTIYRYFANKDVLITELYQEVENRVYPVITAGYEVNQPFRQRFFHVLKALLKYFTENPLDFRYVEQFHNSPYGVAFRRERLLVRREERDVCLHLFDEGVSKKLLKDLPLSILLALAFGPILSVARDHVLGFLLLDDRLIEETIKACWDAVKTPAAEVEERVKS, from the coding sequence ATGACCAAGACAGACAAAAGGGAGGAGATCGTCAGGGCCGCCCTTGAGCTGATCGCCGAGCGGGGGTACCACGGCACGCCCATGGCCCTGATCGCCGAGCAGGCCAAGGTGGGGGCCGGCACGATCTATCGTTATTTTGCGAACAAGGATGTGTTGATCACCGAACTCTACCAGGAAGTGGAAAACCGCGTCTATCCGGTTATCACGGCCGGGTATGAGGTGAACCAGCCTTTTCGGCAGCGCTTTTTCCACGTGCTCAAGGCGCTGCTGAAATATTTTACCGAAAACCCTCTCGATTTCCGCTATGTCGAACAGTTTCACAATTCCCCCTATGGCGTCGCCTTTCGCCGGGAACGGCTGTTGGTGCGTCGAGAGGAGCGGGATGTCTGTCTGCATCTCTTTGACGAAGGCGTGTCCAAAAAGCTACTGAAAGACCTGCCACTATCCATTCTGCTGGCCCTGGCTTTCGGTCCCATTTTGTCTGTGGCCCGCGACCATGTGCTTGGTTTTTTGCTCTTGGACGACCGCTTGATCGAGGAAACAATCAAGGCCTGTTGGGATGCAGTGAAAACGCCGGCCGCTGAAGTCGAGGAGCGCGTGAAATCTTAA
- the purE gene encoding 5-(carboxyamino)imidazole ribonucleotide mutase — protein sequence MTEAETVSPKDKVLVGILTGSPNDLPKVVKVRDTLDELGIRSEIVVASAHRTPDKVFAYLERAHAEGVEVLIGCAGVAAHLAGVIAGHTQLPVIGLPLGNGPLSGWDSLLSTVQMPPGVPVATVAIDGSRNAAIMAARILALKYPAIAQGLKDMAEKERARYDQTADEALARLSDKKA from the coding sequence GTGACGGAAGCAGAAACGGTTTCACCCAAGGACAAGGTTCTCGTCGGCATTCTTACCGGCAGCCCCAATGATCTGCCCAAGGTGGTCAAGGTGCGGGATACCCTGGATGAACTGGGCATTCGCAGCGAAATTGTCGTTGCTTCGGCCCACCGCACCCCCGACAAGGTTTTCGCCTATCTTGAACGCGCCCACGCCGAAGGCGTTGAGGTCCTTATCGGCTGCGCCGGTGTGGCCGCCCATCTGGCCGGCGTGATCGCCGGTCACACCCAGCTGCCGGTCATCGGCCTGCCCCTGGGCAACGGTCCCCTCTCCGGCTGGGACAGCCTCCTCTCCACTGTGCAGATGCCGCCGGGCGTGCCGGTGGCGACGGTGGCCATCGACGGTTCGCGCAATGCCGCCATCATGGCGGCCCGTATCCTGGCCCTCAAATATCCGGCTATCGCTCAGGGGCTGAAGGATATGGCCGAAAAAGAGCGGGCCCGTTACGACCAGACCGCCGACGAGGCGCTGGCCCGCCTCAGTGACAAAAAAGCCTGA
- a CDS encoding class II SORL domain-containing protein: MSNEVKRREFLLTGSTVLAAGLFLSVPRARAAEADMHVFTVKDPANKTLLEQKHVPVIEVPESITKGVPFPVTVTVGEVIHPMTKEHYIDYVELYVDGKRAGKATLTPGQNAPKVTFFIALEGPATLKAREFCNLHGLWEETRQVAVG; the protein is encoded by the coding sequence ATGAGTAATGAGGTAAAGCGACGAGAATTTTTGCTCACAGGATCGACGGTTCTGGCGGCTGGTCTGTTCCTGAGCGTTCCCAGGGCGCGCGCCGCCGAGGCCGATATGCATGTTTTCACGGTCAAGGATCCGGCCAACAAAACCTTGTTAGAGCAAAAACATGTGCCGGTGATCGAAGTGCCGGAATCCATCACCAAGGGGGTGCCTTTCCCGGTAACGGTTACGGTGGGGGAAGTCATTCACCCCATGACCAAAGAACATTACATCGACTACGTCGAATTGTACGTCGACGGGAAACGGGCGGGCAAGGCAACGTTGACGCCAGGCCAGAATGCTCCCAAGGTCACCTTTTTTATTGCCCTGGAGGGACCAGCCACCCTCAAGGCCCGCGAGTTCTGCAATCTGCATGGGCTATGGGAAGAAACCAGGCAGGTTGCCGTAGGGTAA
- a CDS encoding tetrathionate reductase family octaheme c-type cytochrome yields the protein MRQLKRVFASFLVLGLWGGTALAANPHTDYVQGEFKTGPDVTKVCLECHEQQADDFMKTSHWTWALEQKIAGKKVVAGKRNVLNNYCTQIKSNETSCNRCHAGYGYEDDSFDFSDKTRVDCLVCHDTTGTYAKGDAGWPAEGLNLLRIAQNVGEPVRDNCGACHFYGGGGDAVKHGDLDSSMSYPESKTDIHMGLDGQDFACQSCHVTKNHVIPGNSLGVSPGAASQLRCEDCHAGAVHPESRLNDHAANIACQTCHIPYYAKEIPTKIWWDWSTAGDDSRDVVKDKYGLPLYVKKKGDMKYGKMVQPEYAWFETGEAVNHVRGQKIKDPSKVLIVAGPTSTIKDKKARIYPFKVMGGKQAFDPVNKTLLAVHQIGDDGYWTTFDWKRSAEIGMKAAGLPFSGEVDFIETRMYWRLNHMVSPASEALNCLDCHGDNGRLNWKELGYKGDPMVNPKWARSK from the coding sequence ATGCGACAGTTGAAAAGGGTTTTTGCTTCTTTTCTGGTCCTGGGTTTATGGGGAGGAACGGCCCTGGCCGCCAACCCCCATACCGATTATGTCCAAGGGGAATTCAAAACCGGACCCGATGTCACCAAGGTGTGCCTGGAGTGCCATGAACAGCAGGCCGATGATTTTATGAAGACCAGTCACTGGACCTGGGCGTTGGAGCAAAAGATTGCCGGTAAAAAAGTCGTCGCCGGCAAGCGCAATGTGCTTAACAACTACTGTACCCAGATCAAGAGCAACGAGACTTCCTGCAACCGCTGTCATGCCGGTTACGGCTACGAGGACGACAGTTTTGACTTCAGCGACAAGACCCGCGTAGATTGTCTCGTCTGCCACGATACGACAGGCACTTACGCCAAGGGCGATGCCGGCTGGCCCGCCGAAGGTCTCAATCTGCTGCGGATTGCTCAGAATGTTGGCGAACCTGTGCGTGACAATTGCGGTGCCTGCCACTTCTACGGTGGCGGCGGCGATGCCGTCAAGCACGGCGACCTCGATTCCTCCATGTCCTATCCGGAAAGCAAGACGGACATCCACATGGGCCTCGACGGCCAGGATTTCGCCTGCCAGAGTTGCCATGTGACCAAGAATCATGTCATCCCCGGCAATTCCCTCGGCGTCTCTCCGGGTGCCGCCAGCCAGCTTCGCTGTGAAGACTGCCATGCCGGTGCGGTCCACCCGGAAAGCCGTCTTAACGACCACGCCGCCAACATTGCCTGCCAGACCTGCCACATCCCCTACTACGCCAAAGAGATCCCGACCAAAATCTGGTGGGACTGGTCGACTGCCGGCGATGACAGCCGCGACGTCGTCAAGGACAAATACGGTCTGCCCCTGTACGTAAAGAAAAAGGGCGACATGAAATACGGCAAAATGGTACAGCCCGAGTATGCCTGGTTTGAAACGGGCGAGGCCGTCAACCATGTGCGGGGCCAGAAGATCAAGGACCCGAGCAAGGTGCTGATTGTGGCCGGACCGACGTCAACCATCAAGGACAAAAAGGCCCGCATCTATCCCTTTAAGGTGATGGGTGGCAAACAGGCTTTCGACCCCGTCAACAAAACCCTGCTGGCCGTTCATCAGATCGGCGACGATGGTTACTGGACCACCTTCGACTGGAAGCGCTCGGCCGAAATTGGCATGAAGGCGGCGGGTCTGCCCTTCAGCGGCGAGGTCGATTTTATTGAGACCCGGATGTACTGGCGCCTCAACCACATGGTCTCGCCGGCCAGCGAAGCTCTCAACTGTCTCGACTGTCATGGCGACAACGGCCGCCTGAACTGGAAAGAGCTGGGCTACAAAGGGGATCCGATGGTCAACCCCAAGTGGGCCCGGAGCAAATAA
- the cls gene encoding cardiolipin synthase translates to MLQWALGWLLILFGAWSAGHALLNKRDPRSALIWIVLCLGVPGVGAFFYWVLGVNRIRSTAKDWQLRGQGMFWHESELCPWSFDQGMDQPFRLENFCAQLALADKVTRRPLLQGNKITPLHNGEEAYPAMLQSLATARHSIYLSTYIFDSDGIGFQFAEALREAAERGVDVRVLVDGLGERYSFPPIRRQFRKSKVRFVRFLPPSLSGRGIHLNLRNHRKLLVVDGETGYTGGMNIGERHLAQRQDPARVVDIHFRVEGPVVGQLQEAFLEDWSFATREPFRAVAYPPPPDAGHAFCRGISAGPNEDFEKLVWLLIGALNCARSRVRIMTPYFIPDRAMITAINTAALRGVRVEILLPEKNNLPYVDWATRSYLWELLQHGVAVYYQPPPFVHSKLLLVDDHYAQIGSANLDPRSLRLNFEFTMEIYDRHFVQEMSQHFDRIREVSTLITLEKVDARPIWQKVRDAAVKLFSPYL, encoded by the coding sequence TTGCTGCAGTGGGCCCTAGGATGGCTGCTGATCCTGTTCGGCGCCTGGTCGGCTGGCCACGCGCTGCTCAATAAGCGCGATCCGCGTTCGGCGCTGATCTGGATCGTGTTGTGCCTCGGTGTGCCGGGTGTGGGGGCCTTTTTCTACTGGGTGCTCGGGGTCAACCGCATTCGGTCAACCGCCAAGGACTGGCAGCTACGGGGTCAGGGGATGTTCTGGCACGAAAGCGAACTGTGCCCCTGGTCCTTTGATCAGGGCATGGACCAGCCCTTTCGCCTCGAAAATTTCTGCGCCCAGCTGGCTCTCGCTGACAAGGTGACGCGACGACCGCTGCTGCAAGGGAACAAAATTACCCCCCTCCACAACGGTGAAGAGGCTTATCCGGCCATGCTGCAAAGCCTCGCGACGGCGCGGCATTCCATTTATCTCTCCACCTACATATTTGACTCGGACGGTATCGGCTTCCAGTTTGCCGAGGCCCTCAGGGAGGCTGCCGAACGGGGGGTAGATGTGCGGGTTCTGGTCGATGGCCTCGGGGAGCGTTATTCGTTTCCCCCCATTCGCCGGCAGTTCAGGAAATCGAAAGTACGGTTTGTGCGTTTTCTGCCTCCGTCTTTATCCGGGCGAGGAATCCATCTCAATCTACGCAACCATCGCAAGCTGCTGGTGGTGGATGGCGAAACCGGTTATACCGGCGGTATGAATATCGGCGAACGTCACCTGGCGCAACGCCAGGATCCCGCTCGCGTGGTCGACATCCATTTTCGCGTGGAAGGGCCGGTGGTCGGTCAGTTGCAGGAGGCTTTTCTGGAGGACTGGTCCTTTGCTACCCGCGAACCCTTTAGGGCTGTCGCCTATCCCCCGCCACCTGATGCGGGGCATGCTTTCTGTCGAGGCATCAGCGCCGGACCCAACGAAGATTTCGAAAAGCTGGTGTGGCTGCTCATCGGGGCCCTGAACTGCGCGCGCAGCCGGGTGCGCATCATGACACCCTACTTCATTCCGGACAGGGCGATGATTACCGCCATCAATACGGCGGCGTTAAGGGGGGTCAGGGTCGAGATCCTGCTGCCGGAAAAGAACAACCTGCCCTATGTCGACTGGGCGACCCGGTCGTATCTATGGGAACTTCTTCAGCACGGTGTGGCCGTCTACTATCAGCCCCCTCCTTTTGTGCACAGCAAACTGCTGCTGGTCGATGATCATTATGCCCAGATCGGCTCGGCCAACCTGGATCCGCGCAGCCTGCGGCTTAATTTCGAATTTACCATGGAAATCTACGACCGTCACTTTGTTCAAGAAATGTCCCAGCACTTTGATCGGATTCGGGAGGTTTCGACCCTGATAACCCTCGAAAAGGTCGATGCTCGCCCGATCTGGCAAAAAGTTCGTGATGCCGCGGTCAAGCTCTTTTCGCCCTATCTGTAG
- a CDS encoding TrkA family potassium uptake protein: MKSYVVIGLGNFGRNVALELASYGEDVLAVDRDEKRVEELKDQVTACLIADAREQEALVDLVSADMEAAILNLGDNLEAIALTTLNLVDLGVKRIIVKAETPAIGKIVKAIGATEWINPEQEGARHLARTLHQPNLIEHIPLAPDYDIVEVAVPDPFIGRSLGDIDLRRHHDVVVIAVKEILTDRIHLIPSAQFVFAADSAMILMGKKENLEKLKIVAP, encoded by the coding sequence ATGAAAAGTTATGTGGTGATCGGCTTGGGAAATTTCGGCCGGAATGTCGCCCTCGAACTCGCCTCCTATGGGGAGGACGTCCTGGCCGTGGATAGGGATGAAAAACGGGTTGAAGAGCTGAAAGACCAGGTAACGGCCTGTCTCATTGCCGACGCCCGAGAGCAGGAAGCCCTGGTCGACCTGGTCAGTGCCGATATGGAGGCGGCCATACTCAATCTTGGCGATAACCTCGAAGCCATCGCCCTGACCACGCTCAACCTGGTTGATCTCGGCGTAAAGCGCATCATCGTCAAGGCCGAGACCCCCGCCATCGGCAAGATCGTCAAAGCCATCGGCGCAACGGAGTGGATCAACCCCGAACAGGAAGGGGCCCGCCATCTGGCGCGCACCCTGCACCAACCGAACCTGATCGAGCATATTCCGCTGGCGCCCGATTACGATATCGTGGAAGTCGCGGTACCGGATCCCTTTATCGGGCGTAGTCTGGGTGATATCGATCTGCGGCGCCATCATGATGTCGTCGTGATCGCGGTGAAAGAGATTTTGACGGACCGGATCCATCTCATCCCCTCGGCCCAGTTTGTTTTTGCGGCAGACTCGGCCATGATCCTCATGGGGAAAAAGGAGAACCTGGAAAAACTGAAAATAGTGGCGCCGTGA
- a CDS encoding TrkH family potassium uptake protein — MTHRPRLSALQQIVLGYVVIILAGALLLQLPAASADAHSQPFLDTLFCATSAVTTTGLTVVDIGSAYSLFGELVILVLFQIGGLGYMLLLAGILTGLGGRLSLNSRVLLRESMARPPRVDMLTYGKFIVGLTLAVELTGTLGLAWLFSADYPAPEALYSGFFHAVSAFCTAGFGLYADSLSGFRQSAAIQLVIYVLMGLGALGFLVIHDLVAVRKRGAGGGRKKLSLQSRLVIKTSLGLAVAGTILVWLGHRPLPTAGVPLGQQGLDAAFQALSAATTTGFYTLDIGSLPTATLWVLIVLMFIGASPGGSGGGIKTLSMALLWVYLRDHLAGRADTVAGGSKISPLLLNKVLALVSLAFLWTILATGILLFTEEAELAGLLFEVVSALGTVGLSTGLTPDLTPFGKSLILLTMLAGRIGPLVLGYSLFRRNKKERYSYPEADLVLG, encoded by the coding sequence ATGACGCACCGCCCCAGACTCAGCGCTCTGCAACAGATCGTCCTCGGCTATGTCGTCATCATCCTGGCGGGGGCCTTGCTGCTCCAGCTGCCAGCGGCCAGCGCGGACGCCCACTCTCAACCGTTCCTCGATACCCTGTTCTGTGCCACCTCCGCCGTCACCACCACCGGCCTGACCGTGGTGGATATCGGCTCAGCCTACTCCCTTTTTGGCGAGCTGGTCATCCTGGTTCTCTTCCAGATCGGCGGCCTCGGTTATATGCTCCTGCTGGCCGGCATCCTCACCGGCCTGGGCGGCAGGCTGTCCCTGAACTCGCGGGTTCTGCTGCGGGAATCCATGGCCCGGCCCCCGCGGGTGGACATGCTGACCTATGGCAAATTCATCGTGGGCCTGACCCTGGCGGTGGAATTGACCGGAACCCTGGGCTTGGCCTGGCTGTTCAGTGCGGACTATCCGGCGCCAGAGGCTCTCTACAGCGGCTTTTTTCACGCCGTTTCGGCTTTTTGCACGGCGGGTTTCGGGCTTTATGCCGACAGCCTGAGCGGGTTCCGCCAGTCGGCAGCAATTCAGCTGGTGATTTATGTCCTCATGGGGCTGGGCGCCCTGGGGTTCCTGGTGATCCATGACCTGGTGGCGGTCAGGAAGCGGGGAGCGGGTGGCGGAAGGAAAAAACTGTCCCTGCAGAGCCGTCTGGTCATCAAAACAAGCCTTGGCCTCGCTGTTGCCGGGACGATCCTGGTGTGGCTGGGCCATCGGCCGCTGCCGACGGCGGGCGTTCCCCTCGGACAACAGGGGCTTGACGCCGCCTTCCAGGCGCTGTCGGCGGCCACCACCACGGGATTTTACACGCTGGATATTGGTAGTCTGCCGACGGCGACGCTGTGGGTGCTCATCGTTCTCATGTTTATCGGGGCCTCGCCGGGGGGCTCGGGAGGGGGGATCAAAACGCTGTCAATGGCCTTGCTGTGGGTGTATCTGCGCGACCATCTGGCTGGCAGAGCGGATACCGTCGCCGGGGGCAGCAAGATTTCGCCTCTCCTGCTGAACAAGGTATTGGCCCTGGTCAGCCTGGCTTTTCTCTGGACCATCCTGGCGACGGGGATCCTTCTCTTTACCGAGGAGGCCGAATTGGCAGGACTCCTGTTTGAGGTCGTCTCGGCCCTGGGAACAGTCGGCCTTTCCACGGGGCTGACCCCCGACCTGACGCCCTTCGGCAAGAGCCTGATCCTGCTGACCATGCTTGCTGGCCGGATCGGTCCCCTGGTGTTGGGGTATTCTCTTTTCAGGCGCAACAAAAAAGAGCGTTACAGCTATCCCGAGGCCGACCTGGTTTTGGGTTGA